Within Porites lutea chromosome 2, jaPorLute2.1, whole genome shotgun sequence, the genomic segment AAAGAAAGGGAGGGACCacctctaggtgtccgttttagcgAAGTGTACGTCTTGATAGAGcgtattcacatgacgtcacggcagccatattggtgtaccaaaacaatgaaagagcggccatgttggtgcacCATGACAACCCCGTGGGAATTGAACTTTTTCgtatgtaaaaactttctgtTGTACGGTAAATTAGCATAGacgctggccacgtgagtgaatacGCTCTGTAGAGGTGACCGTTGTCGTAAAGAAAGGTTGACTGTCTATACCTCTAACaacttcttgttgtttttgtttcattgttgttgttgttgtttataacGGGGCTCAAATCTCCAtttaattcataacaggcaGTTTGAGGCCATAAATGCGTAAAcgaaagatttaacgacagttaaaaaaattcagaatttACAAGGACTTGTATGGAAAAGCACTCAAGCGTTAGTGGGTGGCgagagttgtttttctcatacaaatccttgcgATATAcagttacctaattttaatatgctctttcagctcgtgctaacaaaatttttcaaaagcgaactatTTTCAAAGTTAACAAAATTCATAGATGCAAGTGCACGCATGAGTGTCAGATTGATGTGTTCGATCTGTTGATGAAAGTCAGGCTTTTCCAAATTAATCTACATAGACTCTTAACAATAACCTGTTATGTACATTAAGTGGGAAACGCCTGACCCCAATCAACAGGTCGAACTATTTTCGCgcttaccgaaagttgatcacgtgatcaactaataCAAAAGGCCTATTAGCCCAcgaaagcaaaacatcttgacgtcacaacctgtttacatactctcatgcatggatgcaaacacgcctctcggtcaatcagagcgcgcgtgctatctttttttttagttattttttaaaatgccgtCATGGTTATAATGTTTGTAGTCACATATTTTGCTTGTTCCCTTAGTTTGCCCAGTCCCCCTTGGTATGGAAAGTGGAGCCATTTTGGACTCCCAGATAAGTGCCTCATCAGAATGGGCCAGCAATCATGCCGCACAGCAGGCAAGGTTACACTTTGTAAAAACTGTTTATAGAACTGGTGCCTGGTCAGCTAAGTCAAACGACTTAAACCAGTGGCTACAGGTCGATCTTTTGAATACGACTCGAGTGTCAGGAGTAGCAACTCAAGGACGGAACGGATGCCCTTGCGATCAGTGGGTCACAAAGTACAAGTTACAGTACAGTGAAGATGGACTGGCGTTTAAGTTCTATAGGAGAAGCGGAGATAAATCAGACATGGTGGGAAACAAATAAAACACCTTGCACCAAACCctatttttgaaaataataataataataggccTTGTTCAAATTTACCTAACCCTACCTCTTTGAATAGGGAGGAAAACACCCAGTCTAGCtcttgggatatgtgaatttcaccaaagctATTTTTATACCAGTTACACGCTTCTAATTGATCGGAAGTTAGTTTCCGGAGAGGTCCGCAAACTATTATTCAGTGTTGTTAAAATGGAATTCAACAGTCGCCATTACAATGTTTTGCATTGTTTGCCATGAGGCAGTTGGGCTTGGACTTGTTGACGTCTTAAACAATCGATTGAAACATTCAGACGTTCCAGGAACTGGACGTCCATTTGGACGCAACCTCTAAAAATAGCTTAAGTAAAATTCACACTTCCCGGCCAACGCCTTAAGATTCCGTCTCTGCCACTAATCTCTCTTGATAAGTCACAAAAAAACTCCAGACAACAGAAGCAGATAGTTCGTCTTGACAAGTTATTCATCTTTTCCCTATCTTATAAGACACGCACAACCATCTAAACAAATAACTCATCTTACATACGTTTGCACAGATTATCCATCTCTTGCCAgtacaatagaccttgtcacggatttcgacgccatcttgacgagtaggcaaacgtgtgagaaattacagtgtttgtatgaaaatctaatgttgaataatttccctaaaacggctgttctgaaaaaaatatcagttgtaaactaaagttACTAAGCAAAGGATTGCACTAAAACATTTTTGGGCCGTACTtatgcttaaatttctccagaggcttgctttagattttccatatatttgtctgtaattttcgcgggactttcttacagacaaatgtatagaaatttCTTAAAAGTTGTTGTAGGTCTTCTAGGGCATGTAACGCCCgcaatttttttcaggagaatcgtTAGGAGTGAGGCTTTAGTTTACACATCagtatttttttcagaacagccgttctaaggaaattattcgacattagattctcatctCGTCAAGGCGGCGTCGAAAGCCGTAACAAGGTCTATTCAattgtttcttggtgttgcagaatTCAAGTGTTTCTTGTTGGTTTGTGATGTGGTTTGGTCATTGTTCAgcatcttttcatttttttgtattacgtcatttggtgattgcacccgtctgcaacaccaagaaactacgaGCCCAGATACCAAACTATCGTATTCTGTTAAATCTCATTTAGGTTTTTACGGGAAACACCGACAGAGATACTGTTGTGAATCATCAGTTAACTCCCATGATTAAAGCTCGTTACATTAGACTAATTCCTGTGGAATGGAACGGGCACATATCTATGAGAATGGAACTCTACACCTGTTAGCGTAAGTAGAGCTTAAAATCAACCTACTTTTTTTGCATGATACTTTGtcccatacatttcttttggtTCGTGGAGGAGGGGGGTGAAGAGGAATAATGGGGAGTAGTACAGTGGGATGTTTTGCTCCTTTTTTGCAGAGGAATCTAATTACTTTGCGGAGAAATTCATCGATGACGCTGtcttgtagccttttgtctttctCTCATGactaaaaagtggaaaattctTATTAAGATAGTACGAGCTATTTGTCTTTAGGTTAACGAATGTCTCGGTTTTTGACTTAGTCCTAACGTAGTTATGCAAGTTATATTTCCTGCCACTTTCATTGTCCATTACAGACAACAAATTGTTGCAGTTccggggaggggaggggaggcgGGTACATAATTAATCAAATTCTCTCTCCCTAGTCCACACCTATGGCATGTGATCTTTACTATTGTCCCTtaatgttgctgttgttgttatttttttcgggATATCAATTACATGTTGGTCACTCTCAGGGTTTGAGGCCCTTTATTTCTACAgtacaaaatgcagactgcagaccattgttttcagtATTAGAAAGCAATGGGACTATTGTTTTCTCGCcctcatttgcatggtgaaaacaatggTCTGCAGCAGTCTCTAGTCTGCATTTTATACGGACTGTTCTAGCTACAAACCTTTCTGGATCAATTTTTTGTCCACAATGATTATCTCCTCTTCATTGTCACGGAGGATGTGAAAGCATACTATTCTCCTGTTCCTTCCAGACGGGTACTTTGTTATTGAATCTGATTTCCTGCCGCCTACACTTCAACTATTCTGCCTTTTTTCCGCCCAAAAGGAGTCGCAGATGAATCTTTGGAAAAGGTGAAGTAAACAACGGTTCAACTCTGATTCAACGTTTCCTTTCAGTATTAGTTTCAGGTCGACTTTCATTGCCGCTCAGAACACATGACCAATTTCAGCACTGAACTCCGCGGTTaaactccgcggtatggcccgtaccttacgcatgcgcaaaaCCACATCACCCGGGTATGGAAGCCCTTATtagctgcctcgtacccagacgtctctcttttgatgaCCCTTCCCTTGGTCCCTTGTGGTTCATCACCAGTCGCTCGCCTTTGCCATGcaaaaaacgaagcgcctgaggaggaggctgccTTATTAGGGCTaatcagcatggcatagccatCGGGCATATGAACGTACAAAGCCGTGTAGTTGTTAGGCGTGCTTCAGGGCTAAAATGGGTATTGTCAGAAACATGCTCGGAAGAATATATGACGAAGAAAGCAGTAAAAATGGGGGACTTAACCCACGTTTCCTATTCTCTCCTCAGTTCAGGCTCTTAGTTGCAGGTTTGTATTAATATCAGAATTCAAAGCCAGAAAATTCTACGTGAATTAATATATTAAGGAAGAATAAGTGGGCCTTGAATACCGATAGAAACCTTTGAATTTCCTGCCACCTCgcccaggccccagttgttcaaacgttggaagGCAGTATCCACCGGataatcactatccagcggataagtgttAAGCGATCTAACTgcattatccagtggatagtgctaacAACCTTTTGAACGACTAGGACCTGATAAGGAAGAGTAAGTAGGCTATGAATTCCAATAGAAAAGTTTGGATTTTCTgcattacccatgatgcaactaaGAGCGTGAACTCGTCTATTTTTAGCCTTGAACATCATTTAGTTCCAGTTCATTAACCCGAATATGTATATGTCCCTTCCCCTCATGATCTATATTTCAACGAGGCAGGTGACGGACGCGTTGGGTGTGTTTCCTCCCAGTCACTTTAAACCTACAACGGTAAATGATAAGACAATAGTTTGTATTCACTTTTATTTGTGTACATTAGCTCTTTACTTGCACTTAATTGTTGCATCCTTGTATGTACAACACATTAAACACAACTacaaaaagtttaaattttttctctTGACTAGCTCACACAATGCTGAGGTCAAAACTATTGGAGCAAATAATGCTTTTTTTATGTGTATTTCAGTTGTAATGACAAACAAAATCAAGTACCCAGGTCTCGTACATTTCGATCTTAATAACCTGGGCACCAGGATTAGGGTATCAGTTAAAATCTGGAAGATAATGTAATAGACAAATTTCAATACATTACTATCCAATCTAAGCCGCAAGGCTTTAgggagtaaaacaaaagaagtggACAATTTTTCCACTATTCATCCCTGAACATGAGCAATTTAGGGGTGGAGTCAAGAGGGTTTCACTTGTTTGGTCACACTGAAGGACTAGCGAGAAAGAACCAATCTCCAGGCCCCGGTGGATAGTGCAATCCACCTTTTGTACAACTGGGTGCTGGTCTCTATTATTACATCTAAGATATACAAGGGAAAATTAGTTTTAGCCTCAGCATTGAGTATTGTGCGTGAAAATGTGCTGTCTTGTTACAATGgatcagaaaataaaataaatttactcTTCTACGTCTTATCTGCAAATGAAGTCATCTCGTCTTTCACAACCGCTAGGATTGCATTAGAAGCCAaaagccatttccgagttccaaaacgaggttaagtgcaaAACTTTTCTTGTGAAGATTagatttatttgcatgagattTCATGTCAATGGCTTCACACTTAGCCTCAATTTGAAACAGAGGCTCGGAgcaactccgaaatggcctACAGATTACTCATCTGAccactgaagaaaaaataataatgattggCTTATGCAAttagaatttttaaaaactgttattaaaatatattattaatatctacatttttgtatttaaaaatggTGCTATTCAATTGTGATAGCAACCCTGTCACAAGCAAAGCCACATTGGTAAGGATTATTAGGGTAGACTACAATACTAACTAAAGATAACTTAGAGTGATTTTCCTTAACATGTGAAATAGGTAGAATACTATGCACTATTATTCcactgtcttcttttgtttatttgtagctaTTTTGCCCTAGTTGTTATtatctgtttcacggttcaagtaaaatcactctagcAGTACTGAACCACAATATAACAAACTTGTCCAATTTatttgaacaacaacaaattcctgtagctgtttaaaaaaaatgcatcctttgttgaataattaaataaacatgAAAGTAAAGCCAGAAAGCGATGGCGCAGTAGAGGATAGCAACACATTACAAGATGATTCCACATTCTCATGCCATGAAAACTTCACCCTGTGTGAAgagcagagcctccttttgtcttTAGGGCTTTTTTACTCCTGGCTGCCGTAGTAGAAGGTCACCAAagcaatttgcttaaagtccctttTTTCTTTACTACGGAGGAGTACACCAAATtcaacaaagcaaaaagaaagGCTCAACTGGCAGGGCGTAAAAACAGTGTCTTTTCCAGCTGGAAATCTTATTTAATATAagtttctataaaaaaaaaaattctcacacCTTTATACGTTACTGCAGTCCACATAACAAGGTGTCACATGACACCAACAAAAAATATTCTTTTCTGATCCCTCAtgtaaataaaacaataattcatcattgttttatttaatCCGGGCAATTTAACAGCATAAGTTAATTAATTTTATCATGACTATTCAAATTCCCAGTACAGTATACATGTAACAAAAAGTTCCAAGTCAACTATGTAGGGGAGATGGTAGAAACCGAAAGGAGTTGAACTGACTTATAACATCACctttataataattttttattattcaataGACCTAACCCACATTCCGATCCAGTTAGCAAACACAAGGAATTGGTGTCTAGCCTTGAAGcaacaatttcatacaaatcactgtattttgtcaccCAAGCATTGAGTTGGTGCCTTTGTTTACCGGTACGCAGAAAAGGTTTCAACAGCTATGGTAGTATGACATGATAGTCAGTTAGGTTTCTACATGAACCTACTTGTAAACAATTCAGTTCTAAAGGCTTTTGTGGAaatcaagaaatatttttaaaaataatatacaatggcaacaaagaaaaattatcaTGTAGTATGTGATGATAGGTCTTGTCCATCTTACAGTAATTGGGGCAGAAACTATTGTTTGTATAATTAAAGGTGTTAATTATATCCTGGTTCCACTATATTTGCATGAGATTAGAAAAGGTTGCGGAGTACTTGATAACTATAAACTGTAGGAAACCAAAGATGAAATGAAGGAGTCCATCCTGATCTCAGGCCATACATCAACGTCGGGTCCTTACTAGATGATACTCAGGGCGCTCCACTCAGTCAGGGTAACATTGCTTTACATGTACCTTAATAGCCTAGTGAACTTGTAACACACTTTTAAATACATCCACCTGTATAAATTTGAATCCTACTTGTGCTCAAAGCGTCTACATTAGTCTTGATAAGTGCCTGCAAAAGAGAACTGATTTAGCTTCTGAAATCTTAAAAGAATGATGAGCACTCAGAAGAAATATCTTTATCTTTAAGGTtatatttaaaagttatttGTCATCACCTACTGCTTAGCTAATTATGACCATCCACTGCCATGATTAGCCTGTGCTATGGACAGATTAATTATCAAACATGGGCAAAAACAGAGCATTAATAGCAGCAAACAAAAGACTGTTCTACATGGGTATACATTGGGGAAAAAATGAGCTGTACTTGTAGGCATCAACCAAAATGAGTAAAAGGTGGTATGTCATGCTATGGGACTTCATGGTACAGAGCATAGAACCCATTCAAGCTATTTTTAACCTTCACGGAGAAATGTGCTTTACACTGGCCACCCAACCAACACCTTTACAAAGTAAGCCAATCAGGGGGACAAAAATTTGGGGGGTCTAGAGGAATACACTTGCTGAAAACTTAAGGCTTCTGAAGTCAAAGACAGAGACTAAGTACAAGTCCTACTGTctctcttaaccctttaagccctggACCGGGTTGTTCAaggctgggttaagataacccaggctggattagtgcaaaatttgagaCCAGATATGGCTTAAAAaccaaattcagtttaatttctttttggttacaatttgatgattgccCACTTTCACAGGAATAGCGAAAAtacttttgatgaaaagaaaaacagacccGGGTAAAAATTTCACCCTGGGTTAGCGcaaatcggcctttgaacaattAATTTAAATAAACCTCTCGAttgatctctatatatttccttaaagaattcgttgagataatttgttttaagatcaaagaattttcaattttcaaaacgGGTGCACTTGGATGTAAATTATTAAGAAACCCCTGTATGTATCCAGTGAA encodes:
- the LOC140925667 gene encoding retinoschisin-like → MHSLQFFALFLSSQMFTTQSILTWPDEDHLSFPVINQNHQRLKGSAFYSFYSVSLVSCSLRCQRHHRCFSSNYRDASNLGGICEMNGRGAEPPIEENEDLEYDKKSVYTHFRNKKYDCQLTGCLNGGSCIFSEVSKTFHCVCKGAWIGECCKVCPVPLGMESGAILDSQISASSEWASNHAAQQARLHFVKTVYRTGAWSAKSNDLNQWLQVDLLNTTRVSGVATQGRNGCPCDQWVTKYKLQYSEDGLAFKFYRRSGDKSDMVFTGNTDRDTVVNHQLTPMIKARYIRLIPVEWNGHISMRMELYTC